From Pontibacter actiniarum, a single genomic window includes:
- a CDS encoding lipoprotein signal peptidase: protein MKYLKYYLAALAVILVDQAVKLIVHYNMEMGMPGEIHLIGDWLKLHYTLNPGMAFGVELGSDYGKLILTLFRLVAMFGIGYYLYYLASHKAPKGLIWCIALILGGAIGNLVDSTFYGVWFDNAPYGSSTPWFHGQVVDMFYVDIWEGIVPNWVPILGGKPMSLWPIFNVADSAIFIGVLLILFNQKRFFGEHPEPAHQSRMEREKGI, encoded by the coding sequence GAAATATTACCTGGCTGCACTAGCCGTAATCCTGGTGGATCAGGCTGTGAAGCTGATCGTGCACTACAACATGGAGATGGGCATGCCCGGCGAGATCCATTTAATAGGCGATTGGCTGAAGCTGCACTATACCCTTAACCCAGGTATGGCCTTTGGTGTGGAGTTAGGCTCAGACTATGGCAAACTGATCCTGACGCTGTTCCGCCTGGTGGCTATGTTCGGTATCGGGTATTACCTCTATTACCTGGCCAGCCACAAAGCTCCGAAAGGCCTTATCTGGTGCATAGCGCTTATACTTGGCGGGGCTATCGGTAACCTGGTAGATAGCACCTTCTATGGTGTTTGGTTTGATAACGCACCTTATGGCTCCTCTACACCTTGGTTTCACGGGCAGGTAGTGGATATGTTTTATGTAGACATCTGGGAAGGCATCGTTCCAAACTGGGTGCCTATACTTGGCGGCAAGCCAATGTCGCTGTGGCCAATCTTTAACGTAGCCGACTCGGCCATTTTTATAGGTGTTTTGCTGATTCTGTTCAACCAGAAGCGCTTTTTCGGAGAGCATCCAGAGCCAGCACATCAATCACGAATGGAAAGAGAAAAAGGTATCTAA